The Cloacibacillus sp. genome includes a window with the following:
- a CDS encoding AAA family ATPase — GTGKTFVVLDWVLRMAAGVETWAGLRVRPGGVIYLAGEGHYGLKARIAGWKQYHKVEHLNAWVSGGACDLNTPEGLAKTISEIRALEAENVAVIVVDTLHRFLIGDENKATDTKTMLDACSALSHTFDCSVILVHHTGVNQEAKGRARGSSAWRGALDNQILVTSSGDNIKLEQVKQKDSELADSIYLERIPAHLPGWFDEDGEPVSTIVLEPDEHGGEKEIKALSKNSQRALQAYREAAEKVGLLDEHGEFAGVQLEEWRKTFYKNHKGKSQRQDFNKAIKDLTEKGDLIKTNDIFQMSEDYELEKVHIKKKLQNIASQPSQQ; from the coding sequence CCGGGACGGGCAAAACCTTTGTCGTGCTCGATTGGGTGCTGCGCATGGCGGCGGGCGTGGAAACGTGGGCGGGGCTCCGGGTGCGGCCTGGCGGCGTGATATACCTTGCCGGAGAAGGTCATTATGGGCTCAAGGCCCGCATTGCTGGCTGGAAACAGTATCACAAAGTCGAGCATCTTAACGCCTGGGTCTCCGGCGGCGCCTGCGACCTCAACACCCCGGAGGGGCTTGCGAAGACGATATCCGAGATTCGCGCGCTTGAGGCGGAAAACGTCGCGGTAATCGTCGTGGACACCCTGCACCGCTTTTTGATCGGCGACGAAAACAAAGCGACAGACACGAAAACGATGCTTGACGCCTGCAGCGCCCTATCTCATACCTTTGACTGTTCGGTGATTCTTGTGCATCACACGGGGGTAAACCAGGAGGCGAAAGGCCGGGCGCGCGGAAGCTCGGCATGGCGCGGCGCGCTGGACAATCAGATACTCGTGACGAGCTCCGGCGACAACATCAAGCTGGAACAGGTTAAGCAAAAGGACAGCGAGCTTGCGGACTCAATATATTTGGAGCGCATCCCAGCCCACCTGCCAGGCTGGTTCGACGAGGACGGCGAGCCGGTATCAACGATCGTGCTCGAGCCGGACGAACACGGGGGCGAAAAAGAGATAAAAGCATTGTCAAAAAACTCCCAACGAGCCTTACAGGCATATCGCGAGGCGGCCGAAAAAGTTGGACTTCTAGATGAGCATGGCGAATTTGCAGGCGTCCAATTAGAAGAATGGCGGAAAACCTTCTATAAAAACCACAAAGGAAAATCTCAAAGGCAAGATTTTAACAAAGCAATAAAAGATTTGACAGAAAAGGGGGATTTAATAAAAACAAACGATATATTCCAAATGTCAGAGGATTATGAACTTGAAAAGGTACATATTAAAAAAAAGTTGCAAAATATTGCGTCGCAACCGTCGCAACAATAA